The genomic window GTGCCCGCCCTGCTCGACCAGGCGTTCCGTACCGCCGCCGCCACCCGCAGCCCGACGTGCGTGGTGCTGCCGCGCGCGTTGCAGGAAGCCGTGGTGCCGGACCTGCTGCCGCAGACCGCGGGGGTGCTGACCGCGACCCCGGGTGAGCCGCTGGCCCGGGTGCTGCCGCACGACGCCGACCTGGACGCCGCCGCGTCGCTGCTCGCCGGCGGCCAGCGGGTGGCGATCCTGGTCGGCCAGGGCGGGCACGGCACCGCCGACCAGATCGTGGCGCTGGCCAACCGGCTCGGCGCCGGGGTGGCCACCTCGCTGCTCGGCAAGCCGGTGCTGGACGAGCGGCTGCCGTTCCACACCGGGGTGCTCGGCGAGGTCGGCACCACGGCCGCCGCCCAGCTGATGGGGGGCTGCGACACCCTGCTGCTGGTCGGCACGAACGACCCGTGGACGGACTACTTCCCGATGCCGGGACAGGTGCGGACCATCCAGATCGACATCGACGGACGGCGGATCGGCACCCGGTACCCGGTGGACGTCCCGCTGGTCGGCGACGCCGCGGACACCCTGGCCGCGCTGCTGGGCCGGGTCACCGACCGGCCCAACCAGCAGTGGCGGGGTGTCGTCGAGAGCTCGGTGGACCGCTGGCGGCAGGCCGCGGCCGACCGGGCCGCCGCCCCGGCCGAGCCGGTCAACCCGCAGCTGGTGCTCCACGAGCTCTCCGCCCGGGTGCCCCGGGACGGCTCGGTCGCGGTCGACGTCGGGTCGGTCCTCTACTGGTACGCCCGGCACCTGGAGCTGCCCCCGGGCGTCCGCGCGCAGCTCTGCGGGACGCTCGGCTCGATGGGCTGCGCCCTGCCGTACGCGGTCGCCGCCAAGCTGGCCCGCCCGGACGAGCCGGTGCTCGCCCTGCTCGGCGACGGCGCGATGCAGCTCAACGGACTGGCCGAGCTGATCACCGTGGCGCACCACTGGCGGGAGTGGCGGGACCCGCGGCTGGTGATCCTGGTGCTGAACAACCGGGACCGCTCGGGGATGGGCGGCGGCCGGCGGCCGACCGGCGAGCTGGGTGACCGGCGACCGGACGTGCCGTACGCCGGTTGGGCCCGGCTGCTCGGCCTGCACGGTGTCCGGGTCGACCGGCCGGAGCTGGTCGGCCCGGCCTGGGACGAGGTGCTCGCGGCGGACCGGCCCAGCGTGCTGGAGGCGGTGGTCGACCCGGCCGTGCCGCTGAACCCGCCGGAGCCGGCGCTGGCCGACCTGCGCGGGGTATTCGCCGACGGCGACGCCGCCCGGCGGGTCCGCGAGCGGATGCTCGAGGCCCAGGTGAGCGTGGAGGCCGAGGACCTCGTTTAGCGGGTCCTGGTCGGGGCACCTTCCGGGCGATCTCCACCGCCCGGGAGGCCGCATGTCCATCGTCCCCGACCGCCGCTACGGTCCCGCCCCGCTGCCGGGGTCGCGCGGGCCGGTCTCCGCCGCGTTGCTGGCGGCGCTGCGGCAGCCGCCGCACGACCTGCCGGCCGGCCTCGGCGTCGACCTCGGCGTCG from Micromonospora kangleipakensis includes these protein-coding regions:
- a CDS encoding thiamine pyrophosphate-binding protein, whose product is MADRTVADLVVERLRAWRVPRAFGYPGEAIAPLVGALDRAGGDPQFIPARHEETAAFMATGHAKFTGEIGVCLATQGPSAVHLLNGLYDAKLDSKPVVAIVGEDVTGPLGGAHEEIGLSRLFGDVCNQFVRYGRVAEQVPALLDQAFRTAAATRSPTCVVLPRALQEAVVPDLLPQTAGVLTATPGEPLARVLPHDADLDAAASLLAGGQRVAILVGQGGHGTADQIVALANRLGAGVATSLLGKPVLDERLPFHTGVLGEVGTTAAAQLMGGCDTLLLVGTNDPWTDYFPMPGQVRTIQIDIDGRRIGTRYPVDVPLVGDAADTLAALLGRVTDRPNQQWRGVVESSVDRWRQAAADRAAAPAEPVNPQLVLHELSARVPRDGSVAVDVGSVLYWYARHLELPPGVRAQLCGTLGSMGCALPYAVAAKLARPDEPVLALLGDGAMQLNGLAELITVAHHWREWRDPRLVILVLNNRDRSGMGGGRRPTGELGDRRPDVPYAGWARLLGLHGVRVDRPELVGPAWDEVLAADRPSVLEAVVDPAVPLNPPEPALADLRGVFADGDAARRVRERMLEAQVSVEAEDLV